In Tsuneonella amylolytica, one genomic interval encodes:
- the pseG gene encoding UDP-2,4-diacetamido-2,4,6-trideoxy-beta-L-altropyranose hydrolase, translated as MTRAMRIVFRTDASDAIGTGHLMRCLTLADAAATEGHICTFVMREHPGRPEGLVEARGHALVVLPSKAGFLGEDDTGGPSLDHADWLGASQAVDARQTAAAVGDGYDWLVADHYALDHRWESSMRAAGGGRIMTIDDLADRLHDCDLLLDQNLQGSAGRYAGLVPAGCQTLIGPRHALLRPEFAALAKEIEGPRALQAGARVLVYFGGIDPDGATLVVLEGLGALDKGLAVDVVAGARNPHLAAIREAARRMPDTRLFEGNADMPALMAGASLAIGAAGATAWERCCLALPTILITIAENQKPGAAALADAGAALWLGDVGEVTPGDVARSVAALTDDPVRAAALGETARSLCDGAGAGRVLAALSAPRTRLRLAAPDDCETVFAWRNHPDTRRFFHDPAPVAIADHRAWFARTIADPDRRLWIGEEDSGATGVVRFDRDADEASALISVYLVPGEGGRGAGARLIAAGCAEAAAGWPGLTAIDAEILPENIASAGAFAKAGFVPYGARDAHRWRLTLPRGARPQ; from the coding sequence ACGCATCCGACGCGATCGGCACCGGCCACCTGATGCGGTGCCTGACGCTGGCGGATGCAGCCGCCACCGAAGGCCACATATGCACGTTCGTGATGCGCGAACATCCCGGCCGGCCCGAGGGGTTGGTCGAGGCCCGCGGCCATGCGCTCGTGGTGCTGCCGAGCAAAGCCGGTTTTCTTGGCGAGGACGATACCGGCGGCCCCAGTCTCGACCACGCGGATTGGCTTGGCGCTTCGCAGGCGGTCGATGCGCGGCAGACGGCTGCCGCCGTGGGCGACGGGTACGACTGGCTGGTGGCCGACCACTACGCGCTCGACCATCGATGGGAGAGCTCGATGCGCGCCGCGGGCGGCGGGCGCATCATGACGATCGACGACCTTGCCGACCGGCTCCACGATTGCGACCTGCTGCTCGACCAGAATCTGCAGGGAAGTGCCGGACGGTATGCGGGTCTGGTGCCGGCAGGCTGCCAGACCCTGATCGGCCCGCGCCATGCCCTGCTGCGTCCCGAGTTCGCCGCCCTCGCCAAGGAGATCGAGGGACCGCGCGCATTGCAGGCCGGCGCGCGCGTGCTCGTATACTTCGGCGGAATCGATCCCGACGGGGCGACGCTGGTCGTGCTCGAAGGTCTCGGCGCGCTCGACAAGGGACTGGCAGTCGATGTCGTGGCGGGTGCGCGCAATCCCCATCTGGCGGCGATCCGCGAGGCTGCCCGGCGGATGCCCGACACGCGCCTGTTCGAGGGAAATGCCGACATGCCCGCTCTGATGGCCGGAGCATCGCTGGCGATCGGCGCCGCCGGGGCAACCGCTTGGGAACGGTGCTGTCTCGCCCTACCCACAATCCTGATTACCATCGCCGAGAACCAGAAGCCGGGCGCCGCGGCGCTGGCCGACGCGGGGGCCGCGCTGTGGCTCGGCGACGTAGGCGAGGTGACACCCGGCGATGTAGCCCGGTCGGTCGCGGCGTTGACGGACGATCCCGTGCGCGCGGCCGCGCTCGGCGAGACGGCACGCTCGCTGTGCGACGGGGCCGGCGCCGGCCGTGTGCTCGCGGCGCTGTCCGCGCCCCGCACCCGGCTGCGCCTCGCCGCGCCCGACGACTGCGAAACCGTTTTCGCCTGGCGCAACCATCCCGATACACGCCGTTTCTTCCACGATCCCGCGCCCGTCGCGATCGCCGACCACCGCGCGTGGTTCGCCCGGACCATCGCAGATCCCGATCGCAGGCTGTGGATCGGCGAGGAAGACTCTGGCGCCACCGGGGTCGTGCGGTTCGACCGCGATGCCGACGAAGCGAGCGCGCTGATCTCGGTCTATCTCGTTCCCGGCGAGGGCGGCCGCGGCGCCGGTGCGCGGCTGATCGCGGCCGGGTGCGCCGAAGCGGCCGCCGGCTGGCCCGGCCTGACCGCCATCGATGCGGAAATCCTGCCCGAGAATATCGCCTCGGCGGGGGCCTTCGCAAAGGCGGGCTTTGTGCCCTATGGCGCCCGCGACGCGCATCGCTGGCGCCTGACACTGCCCCGAGGAGCACGACCGCAATGA
- a CDS encoding PIG-L deacetylase family protein has translation MTTVLVVAAHPDDELLGCAGTLVRHVRAGDRVAIAILAEGATSRSSADGRDEHAAELERLRDAARAAAATIGAEPPEFFGLPDNRMDGEVLLDVVHRLEATVARVKPDIVYTHHRGDVNIDHDVTHRAVITACRPLPGHTVTRILAYETVSSTEWMSPASAPPFAPNWFVDISDALETKIAALRCYEAEMRPFPHPRSYQAVEHLARWRGASAGFKAAEAFMLVRQTVPKGGQDR, from the coding sequence ATGACCACCGTACTCGTCGTCGCCGCCCATCCCGACGACGAATTGCTCGGATGCGCCGGCACGCTCGTCCGCCACGTGCGGGCCGGCGACCGGGTCGCGATCGCGATCCTGGCCGAAGGCGCCACCTCGCGTTCCTCGGCGGACGGCCGCGACGAGCACGCCGCCGAACTCGAGCGGTTGCGCGATGCCGCGCGCGCCGCAGCCGCCACGATCGGTGCGGAACCGCCGGAGTTCTTCGGACTGCCCGACAACCGGATGGACGGCGAGGTGCTGCTCGACGTCGTCCACCGGCTGGAGGCGACGGTGGCGCGGGTGAAGCCCGACATCGTCTACACCCACCATCGCGGCGACGTGAACATCGACCACGACGTGACCCATCGCGCGGTCATTACCGCCTGCCGTCCGCTTCCCGGCCACACCGTGACGCGCATCCTTGCGTACGAAACCGTATCGAGCACCGAATGGATGAGCCCGGCGAGCGCCCCGCCCTTCGCCCCCAACTGGTTCGTCGACATCTCGGACGCGCTCGAGACCAAGATAGCCGCGCTGCGTTGCTACGAGGCCGAAATGCGCCCCTTCCCGCACCCGCGTTCGTACCAGGCGGTCGAGCACCTCGCCCGCTGGCGCGGCGCAAGCGCCGGATTCAAGGCGGCCGAGGCGTTCATGCTCGTGCGCCAGACGGTGCCGAAAGGTGGCCAGGACCGATGA
- a CDS encoding methionyl-tRNA formyltransferase: MTEVVVSSRPWHGGLAERLARKTGRPFVQIGTRGEFTADHLAAIGATRVFVPHWSKIIPESVFGAFETIIFHMTDLPYGRGGSPLQNLIVRGHGETMISALRCEAGLDTGPVYMKRPLSLEGTAQQIFERAGDIIEGMIAEIVANDPEPQAQTGEVTEFRRRKPADGDLAPLSDPERVFDHIRMLDAEGYPRAFVDCGPWRIEFEDARFDGQETTAKARFVLRDADAKGKP; this comes from the coding sequence ATGACCGAAGTCGTCGTCTCCAGTCGTCCGTGGCATGGCGGACTGGCGGAGCGCCTCGCGCGCAAGACCGGCCGGCCGTTCGTACAGATCGGCACGCGGGGGGAATTCACCGCGGACCACCTCGCGGCGATCGGGGCCACGCGCGTGTTCGTGCCGCACTGGTCGAAAATAATTCCCGAATCCGTCTTCGGCGCATTCGAGACGATCATCTTCCACATGACGGACCTGCCCTATGGCCGGGGCGGATCTCCGTTGCAGAACCTGATCGTGCGCGGACACGGCGAGACGATGATCAGCGCGCTGCGCTGCGAGGCGGGGCTCGACACCGGGCCCGTCTACATGAAGCGCCCGCTGTCGCTCGAAGGTACGGCACAGCAGATTTTCGAGCGCGCGGGCGACATTATCGAAGGCATGATTGCCGAGATTGTCGCGAACGATCCCGAGCCGCAGGCGCAAACGGGCGAGGTAACCGAGTTCCGCCGGCGCAAGCCCGCCGACGGTGATCTCGCCCCGCTGTCCGATCCGGAACGGGTATTCGACCATATCCGCATGCTCGATGCAGAGGGGTATCCACGCGCGTTCGTCGATTGCGGACCGTGGCGCATCGAGTTCGAGGACGCTCGCTTCGACGGGCAGGAAACAACCGCGAAGGCACGCTTTGTGCTGCGCGACGCCGACGCTAAAGGGAAGCCATGA
- the pseI gene encoding pseudaminic acid synthase produces MTPFQIEDFTIDTYAPPLVIAEVSANHNHSLDRALEIVDAAAAAGANAIKLQTYTADTMTIDHSEGEFFISDPNSLWNGTSLYDLYKEAYTPWEWHKPIFDRCREHGMIGFSTPFDPTAVDFLEDLGVPCHKIASFENVDLPLIAKVARTGKPMIMSTGMATAAEIDEAVRTARENGCENLILLKCTSSYPADPASSNLLTIPHLREMFGCHTGLSDHTMGIGAAVAATALGAVAIEKHLTIAREDGGVDSAFSMEPDELAALVRETRTAAAARGTVSYGPSEAEKGSLVFRRSIYVVEDVAAGEELTETNLRLIRPGLGLAPKHYADLVGKRVSRDVKRGTPASWDLIG; encoded by the coding sequence ATGACACCTTTTCAGATCGAAGACTTCACCATCGACACCTACGCCCCGCCGCTGGTGATCGCCGAGGTCAGCGCCAACCACAACCACTCGCTCGACCGGGCGCTGGAGATCGTCGATGCGGCCGCCGCGGCAGGCGCCAACGCGATCAAGCTGCAGACCTACACCGCCGACACGATGACGATCGATCACTCGGAAGGCGAATTCTTCATCTCCGACCCGAACTCGCTGTGGAACGGCACGTCGCTCTACGACCTCTACAAGGAGGCCTACACCCCCTGGGAGTGGCACAAGCCGATCTTCGACCGCTGCCGCGAACACGGCATGATCGGCTTCTCCACCCCGTTTGATCCAACGGCGGTCGACTTTCTGGAAGATCTCGGGGTCCCCTGCCACAAGATCGCCAGCTTCGAGAACGTCGACCTGCCGCTGATCGCCAAGGTCGCGCGGACCGGCAAACCGATGATCATGTCGACCGGGATGGCGACTGCCGCCGAGATCGACGAGGCGGTCCGCACCGCGCGCGAGAACGGGTGCGAAAACCTCATCCTGCTGAAATGCACGAGTTCGTATCCGGCCGATCCGGCGAGCTCCAACCTGCTCACCATCCCCCACCTGCGCGAGATGTTCGGCTGCCACACCGGCCTGTCCGATCACACGATGGGCATCGGCGCGGCGGTCGCGGCCACGGCGCTGGGCGCAGTCGCGATCGAAAAGCACCTGACGATCGCCCGCGAGGACGGCGGGGTCGATTCGGCATTCTCGATGGAGCCGGACGAGCTCGCCGCGCTGGTCCGCGAGACGCGGACCGCCGCCGCGGCGCGGGGCACGGTGTCCTACGGCCCGAGCGAGGCCGAGAAGGGCAGCCTCGTCTTCCGCCGGTCGATCTACGTGGTGGAGGACGTCGCCGCTGGCGAGGAGCTGACCGAGACGAACCTGCGTCTCATCCGCCCCGGCCTCGGCCTCGCGCCCAAGCACTACGCCGACCTCGTCGGCAAGCGCGTCTCGCGCGACGTCAAGCGCGGTACGCCGGCGAGCTGGGACCTGATCGGCTGA
- a CDS encoding NAD-dependent epimerase/dehydratase family protein, giving the protein MKIAITGGMGFIGQALARRLMNQGHAVLLIDNLSPQIHGEQPSVTVPDGAEFRRLDVRDVIDEPSLFEGVDAVYHFAAETGTAQSMYRIRHYVSVNEMGTAALLEALAKCERRPSRLILASSRSVYGEGAYADPRDPGRIVQPASRTPAQLAAGEWEFRTADGHPLEAVPTREDIAFAPGSVYAASKAAQELLIRSAAPALGITPVVLRFQNVYGEGQSLQNPYTGIISIFFNRARQGLPIALFEDGKESRDFIHIDDIVAGLVAALSADVPDGAAINLGAGVPTTVTDLADALLSASGHAVPVSVTGEYRVGDIRHCYADLGNARKYLGFDPQVDLAQGLMRFCAWAEGQPTFADRSEKAMAELRERKLASAD; this is encoded by the coding sequence GTGAAAATTGCGATTACCGGAGGGATGGGCTTCATCGGCCAGGCGCTGGCGCGCCGCCTGATGAACCAGGGGCACGCGGTGCTGCTGATCGACAACCTGTCTCCGCAGATACACGGCGAGCAGCCCTCGGTCACCGTGCCCGATGGGGCGGAGTTCCGCCGACTGGACGTGCGCGACGTGATCGACGAGCCGTCGCTGTTCGAAGGCGTCGACGCGGTCTACCACTTCGCTGCCGAGACGGGGACGGCGCAGTCCATGTACCGCATCCGCCACTACGTCTCCGTCAACGAAATGGGTACCGCCGCCCTTCTTGAGGCGCTGGCGAAGTGCGAGCGGCGGCCTTCACGGCTGATCCTGGCCTCCAGCCGCAGCGTCTACGGCGAAGGTGCCTATGCCGACCCGCGCGATCCGGGCCGCATCGTCCAGCCGGCCAGTCGTACGCCCGCCCAGCTTGCCGCAGGCGAGTGGGAGTTCCGCACGGCGGACGGACACCCGCTCGAGGCGGTGCCCACGCGCGAAGACATCGCCTTCGCGCCGGGTTCGGTCTATGCCGCGAGCAAGGCCGCGCAGGAGCTCCTGATCCGCTCGGCCGCCCCGGCGCTGGGCATCACGCCGGTCGTCCTGCGTTTCCAGAACGTCTACGGCGAGGGGCAGTCGCTCCAGAACCCCTACACCGGGATCATTTCGATCTTCTTCAACCGCGCACGGCAGGGCCTGCCGATCGCGCTGTTCGAAGACGGTAAGGAAAGCCGCGACTTCATCCACATCGACGACATCGTCGCGGGCCTCGTTGCCGCGCTGTCGGCCGACGTGCCGGACGGGGCCGCGATCAATCTCGGCGCAGGCGTCCCGACCACCGTGACCGACCTTGCCGATGCGCTGCTGTCGGCAAGCGGCCACGCCGTGCCGGTCAGCGTGACAGGCGAATACCGGGTCGGCGACATCCGCCATTGCTACGCCGATCTCGGCAATGCGCGGAAGTACCTCGGTTTCGATCCGCAGGTGGACTTGGCGCAGGGGCTGATGCGCTTCTGCGCCTGGGCCGAGGGGCAGCCGACCTTTGCCGACCGGTCCGAGAAGGCCATGGCGGAATTGCGCGAGCGCAAGCTCGCCTCGGCCGACTGA
- a CDS encoding CgeB family protein, whose protein sequence is MSGPASLTGSRVLLIAPRFFGYDEAMTRELRRRGAIVDAIPDRPINSPWYHAAARFAPAATRRATERYYRRALKSFGADRYDHVFVVNGQTVSPALVRDLRRAHPEARFVFYLWDSLANRPTALGLVPLFDVAFSFEREVARKHGMRFRPLFSDDHASAAGQGEAYDISFIGTAHTDRHRVVERLDATLPPGTRRYWYLFLKAPWVLAAYRLTNPAFRGAKAETFTFAPLARAKAQQVFESSRAILDIEHARQDGLTMRTLEVLCAEKKLVTTNADIRAYAFYDPARIEVIDRQAPRISDGFLDTAAPPLAEDVRQRYTIAGWIDELLSDEDRSAVHLKDGYWTGTGDE, encoded by the coding sequence ATGAGCGGGCCAGCCAGCCTCACGGGGTCGCGCGTCCTGCTGATCGCGCCCCGCTTCTTCGGTTACGACGAGGCGATGACGCGCGAACTGAGGCGGCGGGGCGCAATCGTCGACGCGATCCCCGACCGCCCGATAAATTCGCCGTGGTACCACGCCGCGGCTCGCTTCGCGCCCGCCGCCACGAGACGCGCGACCGAGCGATACTATCGCCGGGCACTGAAGTCCTTTGGTGCCGATCGGTACGACCATGTCTTCGTGGTCAACGGGCAGACCGTCTCGCCGGCGTTGGTCCGCGACCTGAGGCGCGCGCATCCCGAAGCGCGCTTCGTGTTTTATCTCTGGGATTCGCTCGCCAACCGGCCGACCGCGCTCGGTCTCGTGCCGCTGTTCGACGTAGCGTTCTCGTTCGAGCGCGAGGTCGCGCGCAAGCACGGTATGCGCTTCCGCCCGCTGTTTTCCGACGACCACGCGAGCGCCGCCGGGCAGGGCGAGGCGTACGACATCTCTTTCATCGGAACTGCCCACACCGACCGGCACCGGGTGGTCGAGCGCCTTGACGCAACGTTGCCGCCGGGCACACGCCGATACTGGTACCTATTCCTCAAGGCGCCTTGGGTGCTCGCGGCCTATCGGCTGACCAATCCCGCATTCCGTGGTGCGAAGGCGGAAACGTTTACCTTCGCTCCGCTGGCGCGGGCCAAGGCACAGCAGGTCTTCGAGAGCAGCCGCGCCATCCTCGACATCGAACACGCTCGGCAGGACGGGCTGACGATGCGCACGCTGGAGGTGCTGTGCGCCGAGAAAAAGCTCGTGACGACCAACGCCGACATTCGCGCCTACGCCTTCTATGACCCGGCGCGGATCGAGGTGATCGACCGCCAGGCGCCGCGCATCTCAGACGGTTTCCTGGACACCGCCGCGCCGCCGCTGGCGGAGGACGTCCGCCAGCGTTATACCATTGCGGGATGGATCGACGAACTCCTGTCGGACGAGGACCGCTCCGCCGTCCACCTGAAGGATGGATACTGGACGGGAACGGGTGATGAGTGA
- a CDS encoding serine O-acetyltransferase, translating into MSDPRSLGSLLASDLERYYYYYGQAGRPVRRRDLWRNLLIPRCAPVGWYRLAHAAHRNGRTGIAKLLTWLNFYLYGVEISSACEIGPHFFMPHASGTVIGANRIGAYAVIYHQVTLGAKEVEPAHDQRPVVGDRTFIASGARIIGPIVLGDDVAVGANAVVTKSCGNAVTLVGIPAQERPRALTDARG; encoded by the coding sequence ATGAGTGATCCCCGCTCGCTCGGCTCGCTGCTCGCGTCCGATCTCGAACGCTATTACTATTACTACGGCCAGGCCGGACGGCCCGTGCGCCGGCGCGACCTGTGGCGCAACTTGCTCATACCGCGCTGCGCGCCGGTCGGCTGGTATCGCCTAGCCCATGCGGCGCACCGCAACGGCCGGACCGGTATCGCCAAACTGTTGACGTGGCTCAATTTCTACCTCTACGGGGTGGAAATCAGCTCGGCTTGCGAGATCGGACCGCATTTCTTCATGCCGCACGCGTCGGGCACGGTCATCGGCGCGAACCGCATCGGGGCCTACGCCGTGATCTACCATCAGGTGACGCTGGGCGCGAAGGAGGTCGAGCCTGCGCATGACCAGCGGCCCGTGGTGGGCGACCGCACCTTCATTGCATCGGGCGCGCGGATCATCGGACCGATCGTGCTGGGCGACGACGTTGCGGTCGGTGCGAACGCGGTCGTGACGAAGTCGTGCGGAAACGCGGTAACGCTCGTCGGTATTCCCGCGCAGGAAAGGCCGCGCGCCCTTACCGACGCCCGCGGATAG
- the wecC gene encoding UDP-N-acetyl-D-mannosamine dehydrogenase — protein sequence MRGETNPEVCVIGLGYIGLPTAAVIARSNCRVTGIDVSQRVVDTINRGEIHIEEADLDGLVQAMVQRGTLRASTEIAAADVFVIAVPTPFEKDGNHTPDISYVIAAATNVAAVLKKGDCVILESTSPVGTTEALRDRLAALRPDLAMPGIAEGRPDVSIAYCPERVLPGRILEELTHNDRSIGGITPRCARKALAFYKLFVRGTCVTTDARSAEMTKLVENAYRDTNIAFANELSMIADRMGLDVWEVIRLANRHPRVDILQPGPGVGGHCIAVDPWFIVHGAPEEAKIIRTAREVNDAKMHHVVAKATELVEAHPGVPVACLGLAFKANIDDFRESPARYVAASLARKFGERVRIVEPYARELPREFEGTGATLVDIDTALETCGVLVVLVDHDVFRVVPPEERVGAAIYDTRGIWPDASRSPARPPLRLAS from the coding sequence ATGCGCGGCGAAACCAATCCGGAAGTGTGCGTCATCGGCCTCGGCTATATCGGGCTGCCGACCGCGGCGGTGATCGCGCGCAGCAATTGCCGTGTGACCGGTATCGACGTGAGCCAACGCGTCGTCGACACGATCAACCGCGGCGAAATCCACATCGAGGAAGCCGATCTCGACGGTCTGGTCCAGGCGATGGTTCAGCGCGGCACCTTGCGCGCGTCGACCGAGATCGCGGCGGCCGACGTCTTCGTCATCGCGGTGCCGACCCCGTTCGAAAAGGACGGCAATCACACGCCCGACATCAGCTACGTGATCGCGGCCGCGACCAATGTCGCCGCGGTGCTGAAAAAGGGCGACTGCGTAATCCTCGAATCGACCTCGCCGGTGGGCACCACCGAAGCGCTGCGCGACCGGCTGGCGGCGCTCCGCCCCGATCTCGCCATGCCCGGCATCGCCGAGGGGCGGCCCGACGTGTCGATCGCCTATTGCCCCGAACGCGTGCTGCCGGGACGCATCCTGGAAGAACTGACGCACAACGACCGCTCGATCGGCGGAATCACCCCGCGCTGCGCGAGGAAGGCGCTGGCGTTCTACAAGCTCTTCGTGCGCGGTACCTGCGTCACCACCGATGCGCGCAGCGCCGAGATGACCAAGCTGGTTGAGAACGCCTATCGCGACACCAACATCGCGTTCGCCAACGAACTCAGCATGATCGCCGATCGCATGGGGCTCGACGTGTGGGAGGTCATCCGCCTCGCCAACCGGCACCCGCGGGTCGACATCCTCCAGCCAGGCCCCGGCGTGGGCGGGCACTGCATCGCGGTCGATCCGTGGTTCATCGTCCACGGCGCACCGGAAGAAGCGAAGATCATCCGCACCGCGCGCGAGGTCAACGACGCCAAGATGCACCACGTCGTCGCGAAAGCGACCGAGCTGGTCGAGGCACATCCGGGCGTGCCGGTCGCCTGTCTAGGCCTGGCGTTCAAGGCGAACATCGACGACTTTCGCGAGAGCCCGGCGCGCTACGTCGCCGCCAGCCTGGCACGAAAGTTCGGCGAACGGGTGCGGATCGTCGAGCCCTACGCCCGCGAACTCCCGCGCGAATTCGAAGGGACCGGGGCGACGCTGGTCGACATCGACACCGCGCTGGAGACGTGCGGCGTGCTGGTGGTGCTGGTCGATCACGACGTCTTCCGCGTCGTCCCGCCGGAAGAGCGCGTGGGCGCAGCGATCTACGACACGCGCGGGATCTGGCCGGATGCCTCGCGCTCGCCCGCGCGTCCGCCGCTCAGGCTGGCGAGTTGA
- the wecB gene encoding non-hydrolyzing UDP-N-acetylglucosamine 2-epimerase — translation MTNVRKVLTVFGTRPEAIKLFPLVHALAADERFESRTCVSGQHRGMLDQVLEIAGIVPGHDLDLMQPDQTLDALTANLLTGIGRVLDAERPDWVVVQGDTATAMAGALAAYYRKIPVAHVEAGLRSGNIHHPWPEEVNRKIVGAFAALHFAPTETAAEALRRENVAPETIHVTGNTVIDALHWVTAKIEREPALAAGLADLERRFAGKRIIGMTSHRRENFGDGMEGIASAVRRLAERDDVAVIFPVHLNPNVRAVMNERLAGLDNVALIEPLDYPHFARLLAISTLMLTDSGGVQEEAPALGKPVLVMRETTERPEGIAAGTARLVGTDADRIVAEANRLLDDPHAYEAMAKAHNPFGDGRATARIVDLMAAR, via the coding sequence ATGACGAACGTCCGCAAGGTCCTCACCGTGTTCGGCACCCGGCCGGAAGCGATCAAGCTCTTCCCGCTTGTGCATGCGCTGGCCGCCGACGAGCGGTTCGAGAGCCGGACCTGCGTATCGGGCCAGCATCGCGGCATGCTCGACCAGGTTCTCGAGATTGCGGGCATCGTGCCGGGCCACGATCTCGACCTTATGCAGCCCGACCAGACGCTCGACGCGCTGACCGCCAACCTCCTTACCGGGATCGGCCGCGTGCTCGACGCCGAACGGCCCGACTGGGTCGTGGTGCAGGGCGACACCGCGACCGCGATGGCCGGCGCTCTGGCAGCCTATTACCGCAAGATTCCTGTCGCGCACGTCGAAGCCGGCCTGCGGAGCGGCAACATCCACCATCCGTGGCCGGAAGAGGTTAACCGCAAAATCGTGGGCGCCTTCGCCGCGCTGCACTTCGCCCCCACCGAAACCGCGGCGGAAGCGCTGCGCCGCGAGAACGTCGCGCCCGAGACGATACACGTGACCGGCAACACGGTCATCGACGCGCTCCACTGGGTGACCGCAAAGATCGAACGCGAGCCCGCTCTCGCGGCGGGTCTCGCCGATCTGGAGCGGCGGTTCGCGGGCAAGCGCATCATCGGGATGACCAGCCATCGGCGGGAGAACTTCGGCGACGGGATGGAGGGAATCGCCTCGGCGGTCCGCCGCCTCGCCGAACGCGACGACGTTGCGGTGATCTTTCCCGTCCACCTCAATCCCAACGTGCGCGCCGTGATGAACGAGCGGCTCGCGGGGCTGGACAACGTCGCCCTGATCGAGCCGCTCGACTACCCGCACTTCGCGCGCCTTCTGGCGATCAGCACCCTGATGCTGACCGACAGCGGCGGAGTACAGGAGGAAGCGCCCGCGCTGGGGAAGCCGGTGCTGGTGATGCGCGAGACGACCGAGCGGCCGGAAGGAATTGCGGCCGGGACCGCCAGGCTTGTGGGCACCGACGCGGACCGCATCGTGGCGGAGGCAAACCGGCTGCTCGACGATCCGCACGCCTACGAGGCGATGGCGAAGGCGCACAATCCGTTCGGCGACGGCAGGGCGACCGCACGCATAGTCGATCTGATGGCCGCGCGCTGA
- the rfbB gene encoding dTDP-glucose 4,6-dehydratase encodes MKSILVTGGAGFIGSAVVRRLVRGGANVVTLDKLTYAGNPASLKVIENAPNHVLVEGDIADSDLVLRLVREHAVEGIMHLAAESHVDRSIDGPGAFVETNVVGTFRLLSAALEYWRGLEGEAKENFRFHHVSTDEVFGDLPFDDSLFTEDTPYAPSSPYSASKAASDHFVRAWHETYGLPVVLSNCSNNYGPYHFPEKLIPLVILNALEGKPLPVYGKGDNVRDWLFVDDHAAALEAVLTKGAVGESYNVGGNQERTNLAVVEAICDALDARRPLDGGKPRRELITFVADRPGHDRRYAIDASKIERELGWTPAETFESGLAKTIDWYLDNGWWWEPIRSGKYAGERLGEG; translated from the coding sequence ATGAAATCGATCCTCGTCACCGGCGGCGCCGGCTTCATCGGATCAGCCGTCGTCCGCCGCCTCGTGCGCGGCGGGGCGAACGTCGTCACGCTCGACAAGCTGACCTATGCGGGCAATCCCGCGTCGCTGAAGGTCATCGAGAACGCGCCGAACCACGTGCTCGTCGAAGGCGACATCGCCGACAGCGATCTGGTGCTCCGCCTGGTGCGCGAACACGCGGTCGAGGGTATCATGCATCTCGCGGCCGAGAGCCACGTCGATCGGTCGATCGACGGCCCGGGCGCGTTCGTCGAGACGAACGTCGTCGGCACGTTCCGCCTGCTGTCGGCCGCGCTCGAATACTGGCGCGGGCTCGAGGGCGAGGCGAAGGAGAACTTCCGGTTCCACCATGTTTCGACCGACGAGGTGTTCGGCGACCTGCCGTTCGACGACAGCCTGTTCACCGAGGACACGCCCTACGCGCCGTCCTCGCCCTATTCGGCCAGCAAAGCGGCAAGCGACCACTTCGTGCGCGCCTGGCACGAAACCTATGGCTTGCCGGTCGTGCTGTCGAACTGCTCGAACAACTACGGCCCGTATCACTTCCCCGAGAAGCTCATCCCGCTCGTCATCCTCAACGCGCTCGAGGGCAAGCCGCTGCCGGTCTACGGCAAGGGCGACAACGTGCGCGACTGGCTGTTCGTCGACGATCACGCCGCGGCGCTGGAAGCGGTGCTGACGAAGGGCGCCGTCGGCGAAAGCTACAATGTCGGCGGCAACCAGGAACGCACGAACCTGGCGGTGGTGGAGGCGATCTGCGACGCGCTCGATGCCCGGCGGCCGCTCGACGGCGGCAAGCCCCGCCGCGAGCTCATCACCTTCGTCGCCGACCGTCCCGGACACGACCGCCGATACGCGATCGACGCCAGCAAGATCGAGCGCGAGCTCGGCTGGACCCCGGCCGAAACCTTCGAAAGCGGCCTCGCCAAGACCATCGACTGGTATCTCGACAACGGCTGGTGGTGGGAGCCCATTCGATCGGGCAAATATGCCGGGGAGCGGCTGGGCGAAGGCTGA